CGGACCATTACATGGGTATGTTTTCCTGATTGAAAATAAAGATGGAAAGTATCTCCCTAAAAAGAAAATACAGGCAGCAGGTGTGGATATTGATGTTTACGGTGCACCCTCTCCCAACTTTGCAGATTTTGATGGCGATGGAGACCTGGATCTGATTTGTGGTGAGTTTCTGGATAAGCTCACCTGGTTTGAAAATATAGGAACGAGAAGCAAACCGGTGTATGCAAAAGGCCGGTTACTGGAAAATCCATCGGGGATTATTAAAATGGACCTGGAAATGATCGTTCCTGTAGCGGTAGACTGGGATAAAGATGGCTTTACAGACCTGGTAGTGGGAGATGAAGATGGAAGAGTAGCCCTGATCAGGCATACAGGCAAAGTGAAGAAGGGAATGCCCGTATTTGAATCTCCTGTGTATTTTAAACAGCAGGCAGATAATGTGAAGTGTGGCGCTTTAGCTACGCCTGTAAGTGTAGACTGGGATGGTGATGGAGATGAAGACATTATCTCCGGAAGTTCTGCCGGATATATTTCCTTTTTTGAAAACCTGGGAGTAAACGGCGCAACACCTAAATGGGCCGCACCAAAGCTGTTGGAAAGTGCCGGTAAAGTAATCAGGATCCAGGCCGGCGAGAATGGCTCCATACAAGGACCAAGTGAAGCTAAGTGGGGATATACTACCCTTTCAGTGGCGGATTGGGATGGTGACGGACTTAAAGATATTATCGTAAACTCTATCTGGGGACAAGTTATCTGGTATAAAAATACAGGCAGCAAACGTGCACCCAAACTGGCCAAACAAGCATACGTAAAAGTAGATTGGGATCATGCCATTGTACTGAAACCTTCCTGGATCTGGTGGAAAACGAAGCCGGGCATGCTGGTACCGGAATGGAGAACCACGCCGTATGTTATTGATTGGAACAAAGACGGCATCACAGACCTCATTATGCTGGACCATGAAGGGTACCTTTCCTATTTTGAAGGCTTTAAAAAAGCCGGTGAAAAAATATTAAAGCCGGGCAAAAGAATATTTTATGGTACCGAAGGTGGCGGCTTTAATGCAAATCATAAACTCACCGTTGAAACACCTGGTCCATTAATATTAAATACAAGACAATTTGGCGCAGGTGGCAGAAGAAAATTCACCATTGCCGATTGGGATGGAGATGGGAAACCGGATATCCTGGTCAATAGTCTGAATGTAAGTATGCTGAAGAATACAGGAACCGTAAATGGTATGGTGCAGATAAATAGTAATCCTGCACCGATGTCAACAAAGGTGTTAGCCGGTCATGATACAAGCCCTACCACCGTAGACTGGAACAAGGACGGCATTCCGGATTTATTGGTGGGCGCAGAAGATGGTCATTTTTATTATATGCCAAATCCCAATATTAAAAAGTAATAAAATCCGCAGCTTATCGCATTAAAAAAATATAATTCACAGATGTAGTATCCGCATGGAGAAGTATACCTACTTCTGAGTATTTTTAAACTTATATGTATTGGATATCTTCGGCAAAAAGCCGTAATGATTTTTAGACGATCTATCCTTATACTACTCTGTTTCTTTACTGTTTGTTTAACACAGGCCCAACAACGGTTTGGTATGGGCGAAGTGCTTGATCTTGATTTAATAGCACGAACACCACAGAAAATAGCCGTTTCTGAACGAAGCTTCAGAGACATGCCAAGTCAGTACTCACTTGAAAAGTATGCGCCGGTTGCCGGTGATCAGGGTCCATATGGGACTTGCACTGCCTGGGCAGTTGGCTATGGTATCGCTACCATATTGTATGCTAAAACGCATGGCCTTACGGATAAGGAATTAATTAACAGGTATGCCTTTTCTCCTACTTTTTTATACGAGCATATTAAAGATAGCGACGATCATGATTGTCAGGATGGAGCCAGTACAGTAAAAGCCCTTAATACTTTAATAAAAGTGGGAGATGCTACATTGAGTACCGTACCATATAAATGTGGTGTTGTCCCTACAGAGCGGGCAAAATCAGAAGCCGCCAACTATAAAATAAGTGATGCTGCTATTTTATTTACACAAAGGGGTATCAGCAAAGATGATGCTTATGCTAAAAAGTCACAGGAGATGATTGAGTTGACCAAAAAAGCCATCATGGAAGGAAGTCCGGTTGCTATTGCCTTTATGCTGCCGGAAAGCTTTTTCTCCATAAAAACTGCTGTGTGGAAGCCTGCTGCCAAAGAATCATTTGGTGACTGGAAACATAACCGGCACGCCATGGCAGTCATTGGTTTTGATGATAAAATAGCTGGTGGTGCATTCAGGGTTTTAAACAGCTGGGGAACCAAATGGGGAGATAATGGAATGGTTTGGATAAAGTATGATGACTATACCCGTTGGTGCCTCATGGCGGTGCAACCATATGCCAACCCGCATACCAAGGCGCCTGATGTAAAAGAGACACCCAACCCGAAACCGCTGCCTTCACCTGCATTGGTTAATTTAGGTGGCAATATTGAATTTAAACTGAATACAGGTAGTAATATGGCTGTTAACCGGATTAGCAGCAGGAACCTTGTTGTAGAAGAAAAAGCTGCCGCAAAAGAAGAGCTGGTGGCCTATACCATGATGAATAGCTATACGAGTGGAACTAAGTTCCGGTTTTTTATGAATATAGATCAGGAAGCATATATCTATGCGTTTGCTACGGACTTGAGTGGTAAAATCAATAAAATCCTTCCTTTCGATCATTTAACGAGTACCCGTGTGGGTGCGAATACTGTTGTGGCTTTCCCTTCTGATACTAAAGTGATCAAGATGGATGAAAATAAAGGGATCGATTATCTGCTTATTCTTTATTCTAAGGAAAAAATGAATATAGATGAGATCGTGAATAAAATGAATGCTTCTAATGGAGGATTATCTTCAAAAATAATTTCCGCACTGGGTAATAAACTGATTGCGAAAGATAAAATCAGGTATACAGATAAGCAGGTAGGATTTCAGGTAAGTATTGATCCGCTGAAAGATAAAGGATCTATTGTTCCACTGATGATTGAGATAAAACATGATTAGTGTTTGCTTTTCCTTTGAGCTTGTTTGATCGCTTGTAATTTTTTGATTTCTTTTATGTCTGATAAATCTTGTTTCCTGCCGGAAGCCTGCTTGTTTTTTAAAAAATCAGTTAAGCCTATATAGTATATAGCAAAATCATTGTCTATTTGTATCTTTTGCATTCCGCTGACAGCTTCTTCGAACACCACACCATCAATTGTGTTCAGAATATCAATGCGTAATGGAGGATAACCGATTTGGGTAATGTAGCCTGGCTCAAGAAAATCCGCCTTTTGTAAGCCGAGCGAAGACAGTCCAAATTCATTTACTACTTTCAGCAGCCTATTTGCATTATCATCAGAGATATTGATCCAGATATCCAGGTCTCCTGTGTGGCGTGGTTTCCCGTGAAGTGCAAGCGCATAGCCTCCTACAACCATGTACTTTACTTCATGTTTGTTCAGCAGCTTTACAAAGTCCTCAAAATCCTTTTCCAGTATCATATTTTTAATTTTGTCCTGGCCATTTTTGTTTTATCCAGTCTTTGCCCTTTTTTTAATGATTGCCTGATAAGGAAAGTAACTGCTGACAAACGTTCCAACGGTGTTTTGGTTAACCAGTAAGATAAATCGTGCATGTAGTCATCAGCTGCTTTTAAGGACACCCTTCGTACTACTGGCATTATTTTTCTTTCATAACTCTGGGTTGTTTTAGGCTTCAAAAAAACATTTTTACGTTCTATACGAACCTTTTCATTATCATAGGCAATCTTTTCTTTGCTTAGATAATTGCAAAGTGTATTATAGTTATATTCTTTGTAGCTAAGACAAAAATTTTTGAGGCTTGAAAAAACTTCAAAAGGATTGTCGTGGTTGCCTTTCCAATAAACCACAACTACACGTTTTTTGGGAGATTCGGATACTTGCATAACTCGAATATAACAAATATGTGGCAAATATTAGTCAAAAAACAGTAAAATGAGCTATTGTTGCTAAAGAGTCGCCCTACTGCCCGAAGCGTTCTTTTTTGTATTCCAACGGGCTTTTATTTATTATTTTTTTGAAGTACCTGTTAAAATTAGAGATGTTGTTAAACCCGCTTTCCAGGCAAACTTCATAAACAGTAATGTCTTTTTCTAAAAGCAATTTACAGGCATGCGCGACTCTTACTTCTAGTAAAAAATGATAATATGTTTTTCTTGTTTTGGATTTAAAATACCGGCAAAATGCTTTTGAAGTAAGGTTAGCGATGGAAGCTATTTCCGGTAAGGAAATCTTTGTCTGAAAATTGGTTAAGGTGTACTGGAAAATTCTATTTAATCTATCCGCTTCAAACTTATCATAGTTAAGGGGGTAGTACGATGTATTAATATATTCCTTTTCTTTTGTGACTGCTATCCTATCCAGGATCGTCAGTAATGCAATAATTCTCTCTATCGCTCTTTCAGAGTATAATTTGGTGATCAGCTCTTTTAACGGATTCCGCGGGGTTATTTTTATTCCCTGTTTTGCCTTTTCCAGTAATGATTTGATTCCATTCAGTTCAGGGACATCAAAAAACTTGTTCCCTAAAAAATCCTCGTGAAAATAAATAACGGTTACTTCTGCTGTGTATGCAGCCTCCTCCAGCTGATCAGGATCACAACGCCACATATGTGGAAGATTGGAACCAATCAGGAAAAATTCATTTGGTTCAAACCGGCTGATATCATTACCAATAAACCGTGTTCCCCGTCCTTTATGAATATAGATAAGCTCTATTTCAGGATGGAAATGCCATTGATCATAAAAATTGGAGCCTTTGTTTTTATAAATGTTGAAAGAAGACTCAGGTTCCAAAGAAACTTTTAGAAGATGAGGTTTCATCGAGACAATTTTATAAAGGTTACTTCATTCATACCCGTTTGTGCAAACTTATGATACTTTAATACTAATAGTAGTGAATATGTAGGAAATTATTGATAAAAAATAAAAGAGCTTTGATCTGTTGCTTACGGGCACCTTCCACTGAATAAAAATAATGAAAAACTGGCGCTTATGCGTTATTAATTAAGTTGCTATGGCTTTTGATGAAATAAGATTAACCAAGGGAAATGTCCCGCGTATACCTTTTTCAGCTTCCACGGGTGCAAGAACGACAGACTTTGGAGATCCTGGTAAATTGTCCGATTCATTATTATGGAATGAATTCAAAAAAGGGGATGAACTGGCCTTTATCAGCATCTATAACAACTATTTCCGGATGCTCTATGATTATGGTTGCAAATACGCTTCAGATAAGGAATTAGTACGGGATTGTTTACAGGATTTTTTCCTTTATCTGAGAAAAAACAGACTGGGTTTTGGAGATACCAATTCTATCAAGTTTTATTTATTAAAATCTTTTAGAAGAAGGGTTATTGAATATCTCAAAAAAAACCGCCACCAGTTTAATGTAAAAGAACCGGATGAATATGCGCTATTTGGTGTAGAATCATCTATCGAGGCTGTTTATATCAACAAACAGGTAAAAGCGGAACAACTGGAAAAATTGAATAAAGCCTTAATGACCTTGGATCGGATTGAACAGGACGCCATTTATTATTTTTATTTTAAAGGATTGAGCTATGAACAGATTGCTGAAATATTTAATTTTTCACATGTATCCTCTGCCAGAAGAGTGATGTACCGGAGTTTGAGACAGCTGCGCCGCTTTTTCAACTAATCATAACAACTACTTTAATTCCTATTCCCTTAAATCTTTAATAAAGACGTAAAAAGTATTCCTGAAACTATATATTTTGATGATGACTGCATTCCTTGATCATTCTTTACAAAAAAGAATGATCAATAGGATGAGGGGGACATCAGCATGCAGTTACTTAATGCCCTGTTATATTATAACTTATTAAATTAATGCACTTCCGGAAAGTGAAAAGTTGATACCAGTAGATTCCATGTACACAAATATTGACACACAAATATTTTAATCAATTGCAAATAATGACCAAGAAAAATATTTATAAATTCAGGTCAGCTGCAGGTATAGCCACCATGCTTTTGATCTTTACCGGATGCAATAATGCCGGTAAAGGTGACAGCGCAGCTTCAGATACAGCGCAAGGCAGCAGTGGAAGTATTGCTCACAAAACCTGGACACAATACGGGGGCGGTGCAGATCAGTCGAAATTTGTTGATCTGCAGCAAATTTCAAAAAGTAATGTTCATCAACTACAAGTGGACTGGGTTTATCCGACAAATGATAATGTTTCATCGTATAGATTCAACCCGATTATAGTTGATAGTGTGATGTATGTGCTTGCAAAAAATAATTCGCTGGTAGCACTGGATGTAACTACAGGAAAAGAAATATGGATCCATGCAAATCTGAATCCTGCTTCCAAGCGGGGCATTAATTATTGGGAAAGTAAAGATAGAAAAGATCGCCGGCTGTTATTTTGCGTCAATAATACCTTACAGGCTATTGATGCAAATACCGGGAAATCAATATTGACATTTGGAGATAAGGGCCTGGTCAACCTGAAAGAGGGACTGGGGCAAGATCCTGCCACTATCAGCCGTGTCAATTCCACCTCTCCGGGTCAGATTTTTGAAGACCTGATCCTGCTAGGCTCTTCACCGGGGGAAGCCTGGTTTTCTGCTCCGGGGCATCTCCGGGCATATAATGTGCTGACAGGTAAATTGGCCTGGATATTCCATACCATCCCCCATCCAGGGGAGTATGGTTATGAAACCTGGCCTAAAGATGCCTATAAATACGTTGGCGGCGTAAACACCTGGGGTGAAATAACCGTGGATGAACAACGCGGTATTGCTTACTTTCCACTTGGATCACCTACTTATGATTACTGGGGTGGCGACAGGGAAGGCAGCGGTTT
The Chitinophaga sp. MM2321 DNA segment above includes these coding regions:
- a CDS encoding VCBS repeat-containing protein, coding for MMTNIFSKTLAVCCMIISIAVCHSAPVLAQDTNTAFQILKYNNPGLIVDLGVGLWAWPIPIDFDNDGDMDMLVSCPDKPFNGLYYFENTSGDKNPVFAVPVKLSPSIKDIQISYVNGQARILVPGAEILHFTQTFGEEKKELLAVDAVLHEFSKKPRFNQWKLVDYDNDGDEDIIMGIDDWSEYGWDDGFSSEGKWNSGPLHGYVFLIENKDGKYLPKKKIQAAGVDIDVYGAPSPNFADFDGDGDLDLICGEFLDKLTWFENIGTRSKPVYAKGRLLENPSGIIKMDLEMIVPVAVDWDKDGFTDLVVGDEDGRVALIRHTGKVKKGMPVFESPVYFKQQADNVKCGALATPVSVDWDGDGDEDIISGSSAGYISFFENLGVNGATPKWAAPKLLESAGKVIRIQAGENGSIQGPSEAKWGYTTLSVADWDGDGLKDIIVNSIWGQVIWYKNTGSKRAPKLAKQAYVKVDWDHAIVLKPSWIWWKTKPGMLVPEWRTTPYVIDWNKDGITDLIMLDHEGYLSYFEGFKKAGEKILKPGKRIFYGTEGGGFNANHKLTVETPGPLILNTRQFGAGGRRKFTIADWDGDGKPDILVNSLNVSMLKNTGTVNGMVQINSNPAPMSTKVLAGHDTSPTTVDWNKDGIPDLLVGAEDGHFYYMPNPNIKK
- a CDS encoding sigma-70 family RNA polymerase sigma factor — encoded protein: MAFDEIRLTKGNVPRIPFSASTGARTTDFGDPGKLSDSLLWNEFKKGDELAFISIYNNYFRMLYDYGCKYASDKELVRDCLQDFFLYLRKNRLGFGDTNSIKFYLLKSFRRRVIEYLKKNRHQFNVKEPDEYALFGVESSIEAVYINKQVKAEQLEKLNKALMTLDRIEQDAIYYFYFKGLSYEQIAEIFNFSHVSSARRVMYRSLRQLRRFFN
- a CDS encoding C1 family peptidase, giving the protein MIFRRSILILLCFFTVCLTQAQQRFGMGEVLDLDLIARTPQKIAVSERSFRDMPSQYSLEKYAPVAGDQGPYGTCTAWAVGYGIATILYAKTHGLTDKELINRYAFSPTFLYEHIKDSDDHDCQDGASTVKALNTLIKVGDATLSTVPYKCGVVPTERAKSEAANYKISDAAILFTQRGISKDDAYAKKSQEMIELTKKAIMEGSPVAIAFMLPESFFSIKTAVWKPAAKESFGDWKHNRHAMAVIGFDDKIAGGAFRVLNSWGTKWGDNGMVWIKYDDYTRWCLMAVQPYANPHTKAPDVKETPNPKPLPSPALVNLGGNIEFKLNTGSNMAVNRISSRNLVVEEKAAAKEELVAYTMMNSYTSGTKFRFFMNIDQEAYIYAFATDLSGKINKILPFDHLTSTRVGANTVVAFPSDTKVIKMDENKGIDYLLILYSKEKMNIDEIVNKMNASNGGLSSKIISALGNKLIAKDKIRYTDKQVGFQVSIDPLKDKGSIVPLMIEIKHD
- a CDS encoding AraC family transcriptional regulator — its product is MKPHLLKVSLEPESSFNIYKNKGSNFYDQWHFHPEIELIYIHKGRGTRFIGNDISRFEPNEFFLIGSNLPHMWRCDPDQLEEAAYTAEVTVIYFHEDFLGNKFFDVPELNGIKSLLEKAKQGIKITPRNPLKELITKLYSERAIERIIALLTILDRIAVTKEKEYINTSYYPLNYDKFEADRLNRIFQYTLTNFQTKISLPEIASIANLTSKAFCRYFKSKTRKTYYHFLLEVRVAHACKLLLEKDITVYEVCLESGFNNISNFNRYFKKIINKSPLEYKKERFGQ
- a CDS encoding nucleotidyltransferase codes for the protein MILEKDFEDFVKLLNKHEVKYMVVGGYALALHGKPRHTGDLDIWINISDDNANRLLKVVNEFGLSSLGLQKADFLEPGYITQIGYPPLRIDILNTIDGVVFEEAVSGMQKIQIDNDFAIYYIGLTDFLKNKQASGRKQDLSDIKEIKKLQAIKQAQRKSKH